A single window of Nomascus leucogenys isolate Asia chromosome 18, Asia_NLE_v1, whole genome shotgun sequence DNA harbors:
- the KREMEN2 gene encoding kremen protein 2 isoform X1, with protein sequence MGTQALQGFLFLLFLSLLQPRGASAGSLHSPGLSECFQVNGADYRGHQNRTGPRGAGRPCLFWDQTQQHSYSSASDPQGRWGLGAHNFCRNPDGDVQPWCYVAETEEGIYWRYCDIPTCHMPGYLGCFVDSGAPPALSGPSGTSTKLTVQVCLRFCRMKGYQLAGVEAGYACFCGSESDLARGRLAPATDCDQICFGHPGQLCGGDGRLGVYEVSVGSCQGNWTAPQGVIYSPDFPDEYGPDRNCSWALGPTGAALELTFRLFELADPRDRLELRDAASGSLLRAFDGARPPPPGPLRLGTAALLLTFRSDARGHAQGFALTYRGLQDAAEDPEVPQGSAQTPVAPLDGANVSCSPRPGAPPAAMGARVFSTVTAVSVLLLLLLGLLRPLRRRSCLLAPGKGPPALGPSRGPRRSWAVWYRQPRGVALPCSPGNPQAEGSAAGYRPLSASSQSSLRSLISAL encoded by the exons ATGGGGACACAAGCCCTGCAGggcttcctctttctcctcttcctctcgcTGCTGCAGCCGCGTGGGGCCTCGGCTGGGAGCCTGCACAGTCCAG GCCTGTCCGAATGCTTCCAGGTGAATGGGGCTGACTACCGCGGCCACCAGAACCGCACTGGCCCGCGCGGGGCGGGCCGCCCGTGCCTCTTCTGGGACCAGACGCAGCAACACAGCTACAGCAGCGCCAGCGACCCCCAGGGCCGCTGGGGGCTGGGCGCGCACAACTTCTGCCG TAACCCAGACGGTGACGTGCAGCCGTGGTGCTACGTGGCTGAGACAGAGGAGGGCATCTACTGGCGCTATTGCGATATCCCCACCTGTCACA TGCCAGGCTACCTGGGATGCTTTGTGGACTCAGGGGCACCCCCAGCCCTCAGCGGCCCCAGCGGCACCTCCACGAAGCTCACGGTCCAGGTGTGCCTACGCTTCTGCCGCATGAAGGGGTACCAG CTGGCGGGCGTGGAGGCCGGTTACGCCTGCTTCTGTGGCTCTGAAAGCGACCTGGCCCGGGGACGCCTGGCCCCTGCCACCGACTGTGACCAGATCTGTTTCGGCCACCCTGGACAGCTGTGTGGCGGCGATGGGCGGCTGGGCGTCTATGAAG TGTCCGTGGGCTCCTGCCAGGGGAACTGGACGGCGCCTCAGGGCGTCATCTACTCCCCCGACTTCCCGGACGAGTACGGGCCGGACCGGAACtgcagctgggccctgggcccGACAGGCGCCGCGCTGGAGCTCACCTTCCGCCTCTTCGAGCTGGCCGACCCGCGCGACCGGCTGGAGCTGCGCGACGCGGCTTCCGGCAGCCTGCTCCGCGCCTTCGATGGCGCCCGCCCACCGCCGCCCGGGCCGCTGCGCCTGGGCACTGCCGCGCTGCTGCTCACCTTCCGAAGCGACGCGCGCGGCCACGCGCAAGGCTTCGCGCTCACCTACCGCG GGCTGCAGGACGCCGCTGAGGACCCAGAGGTCCCCCAGGGCTCGGCCCAGACCCCCGTGGCGCCCCTCGACGGGGCCAACGTGAGCTGCAGCCCCAGGCCTGGGGCTCCGCCGGCCGCGATGGGGG CCCGGGTCTTCTCGACGGTGACGGCTGTCtcggtgctgctgctgctgctcctggggCTGCTGCGTCCGCTGCGCCGACG GAGCTGTCTGCTGGCTCCGGGAAAAGGGCCCCCGGCGCTGGGGCCTTCCAGGGGCCCCAGGAGAAGCTGGGCTGTGTGGTACCGACAGCCCCGAGGGGTGGCCTTGCCCTGCTCCCCGGGGAACCCCCAGGCTGAGGGTTCTGCCGCGGGCTACCGGCCTCTGAGTGCCTCCAGCCAGAGCTCCCTGCGCTCGCTCATCTCCGCTCTCTGA
- the KREMEN2 gene encoding kremen protein 2 isoform X4, with protein MGTQALQGFLFLLFLSLLQPRGASAGSLHSPGLSECFQVNGADYRGHQNRTGPRGAGRPCLFWDQTQQHSYSSASDPQGRWGLGAHNFCRNPDGDVQPWCYVAETEEGIYWRYCDIPTCHMPGYLGCFVDSGAPPALSGPSGTSTKLTVQVCLRFCRMKGYQLCGGDGRLGVYEVSVGSCQGNWTAPQGVIYSPDFPDEYGPDRNCSWALGPTGAALELTFRLFELADPRDRLELRDAASGSLLRAFDGARPPPPGPLRLGTAALLLTFRSDARGHAQGFALTYRGLQDAAEDPEVPQGSAQTPVAPLDGANVSCSPRPGAPPAAMGGAVCWLREKGPRRWGLPGAPGEAGLCGTDSPEGWPCPAPRGTPRLRVLPRATGL; from the exons ATGGGGACACAAGCCCTGCAGggcttcctctttctcctcttcctctcgcTGCTGCAGCCGCGTGGGGCCTCGGCTGGGAGCCTGCACAGTCCAG GCCTGTCCGAATGCTTCCAGGTGAATGGGGCTGACTACCGCGGCCACCAGAACCGCACTGGCCCGCGCGGGGCGGGCCGCCCGTGCCTCTTCTGGGACCAGACGCAGCAACACAGCTACAGCAGCGCCAGCGACCCCCAGGGCCGCTGGGGGCTGGGCGCGCACAACTTCTGCCG TAACCCAGACGGTGACGTGCAGCCGTGGTGCTACGTGGCTGAGACAGAGGAGGGCATCTACTGGCGCTATTGCGATATCCCCACCTGTCACA TGCCAGGCTACCTGGGATGCTTTGTGGACTCAGGGGCACCCCCAGCCCTCAGCGGCCCCAGCGGCACCTCCACGAAGCTCACGGTCCAGGTGTGCCTACGCTTCTGCCGCATGAAGGGGTACCAG CTGTGTGGCGGCGATGGGCGGCTGGGCGTCTATGAAG TGTCCGTGGGCTCCTGCCAGGGGAACTGGACGGCGCCTCAGGGCGTCATCTACTCCCCCGACTTCCCGGACGAGTACGGGCCGGACCGGAACtgcagctgggccctgggcccGACAGGCGCCGCGCTGGAGCTCACCTTCCGCCTCTTCGAGCTGGCCGACCCGCGCGACCGGCTGGAGCTGCGCGACGCGGCTTCCGGCAGCCTGCTCCGCGCCTTCGATGGCGCCCGCCCACCGCCGCCCGGGCCGCTGCGCCTGGGCACTGCCGCGCTGCTGCTCACCTTCCGAAGCGACGCGCGCGGCCACGCGCAAGGCTTCGCGCTCACCTACCGCG GGCTGCAGGACGCCGCTGAGGACCCAGAGGTCCCCCAGGGCTCGGCCCAGACCCCCGTGGCGCCCCTCGACGGGGCCAACGTGAGCTGCAGCCCCAGGCCTGGGGCTCCGCCGGCCGCGATGGGGG GAGCTGTCTGCTGGCTCCGGGAAAAGGGCCCCCGGCGCTGGGGCCTTCCAGGGGCCCCAGGAGAAGCTGGGCTGTGTGGTACCGACAGCCCCGAGGGGTGGCCTTGCCCTGCTCCCCGGGGAACCCCCAGGCTGAGGGTTCTGCCGCGGGCTACCGGCCTCTGA
- the PKMYT1 gene encoding membrane-associated tyrosine- and threonine-specific cdc2-inhibitory kinase, with protein MPVPTEGTPPPLSDTPIPVPAYFHHAEPGFSLKRPRGLSRSLPPPPPAKGSIPISRLFPPRTPGWHQLQPRRVSFRGEASKTLQSPGYDPSRPESFFQQSFQRLSRLGHGSYGEVFKVRSKEDGRLYAVKRSMSPFRGPKDRARKLAEVGSHEKVGQHPCCVRLEQAWEEGGILYLQTELCGPSLQQHCEAWGASLPEAQVWGYLRDTLLALAHLHGQGLVHLDVKPANIFLGPRGRCKLGDFGLLVELGTAGAGEVQEGDPRYMAPELLQGSYGTAADVFSLGLTILEVACNMELPHGGEGWQQLRQGYLPPEFTAGLSSELHSVLVMMLEPDPKLRATAEALLALPVLRQPRAWGVLWGMAAEALSRGWALWQALLALLCWLWHGLAHPASWLQPLGPPATPPGSPPCSLLLDSSLSSNWDDDSLGPSLSPEAVLARTVGSTSTPRSRCTPRDALDLSDIDSEPPRGSFPSFEPRNLLSLFEDTLDPT; from the exons ATGCCCGTGCCCACGGAGGGCACCCCGCCACCTCTGAGTGACACTCCCATCCCAGTCCCGGCCTACTTCCACCATGCAGAACCTGGATTCTCCCTCAAGAGGCCCAGGGGGCTCAGCCGgagcctcccacctccccccccTGCCAAGGGCAGCATCCCCATCAGCCGCCTCTTCCCTCCTCGGACCCCAGGCTGGCACCAGCTGCAGCCCCGGCGGGTGTCATTCCGGGGTGAGGCCTCAAAGACTCTGCAGAGCCCTGGGTATGACCCAAGCCGGCCAGAGTCCTTCTTCCAGCAGAGCTTCCAGAGGCTCAGCCGCCTGGGCCACGGCTCCTATGGAGAGGTCTTCAAG GTGCGCTCCAAGGAGGATGGCCGGCTGTATGCGGTAAAGCGTTCCATGTCACCATTCCGGGGCCCCAAGGACCGGGCTCGCAAGCTGGCCGAGGTGGGCAGCCACGAGAAGGTGGGGCAGCACCCATGCTGCGTGAGGCTAGAGCAGGCCTGGGAGGAGGGCGGCATCCTGTACCTGCAGACGGAGCTGTGCGGGCCCAGCCTGCAGCAACACTGTGAGGCCTGGGGCGCCAGCCTGCCTGAGGCCCAGGTCTGGGGCTACCTGCGGGACACGCTGCTTGCCCTGGCCCACCTGCACGGCCAGGGCCTGGTGCACCTTGATGTCAAGCCTGCCAACATCTTCCTGGGGCCCCGGGGCCGCTGCAAGCTGGGTGACTTCGGACTGCTGGTGGAGCTGGGTACGGCAGGAGCTGGTGAGGTCCAGGAGGGAGACCCCCGCTACATGGCCCCCGAGCTGCTGCAGGGCTCCTATGGGACAGCAGCGGATGTGTTCAG TCTGGGCCTCACCATCCTGGAAGTGGCATGCAACATGGAGCTGCCCCACGGTGGGGAGGGCTGGCAGCAGCTGCGCCAGGGCTACCTGCCCCCTGAGTTCACTGCCG GTCTGTCTTCCGAGCTGCATTCTGTCCTTGTCATGATGCTGGAGCCGGACCCCAAGCTGCGGGCCACGGCCGAGGCCCTGCTGGCACTGCCTGTGTTGAGGCAGCCTCGGGCTTGGGGTGTGCTGTGGGGCATGGCAGCGGAGGCCCTGAGCCGAGGGTGGGCCCTGTGGCAG gccctgctTGCCCTGCTCTGCTGGCTCTGGCATGGGCTGGCTCACCCTGCCAGCTGGCTGCAGCCCCTGGGCCCGccagccaccccgcctggctcaCCACCCTGCAGTTTGCTCCTGGACAGCAGCCTCTCCAGCAACTGGGATGATGACAGCCTAGG GCCCTCACTCTCCCCTGAGGCTGTCCTGGCCCGGACTGTGGGGAGCACCTCCACCCCCCGGAGCAGGTGCACACCCAG ggaTGCCCTGGACCTAAGTGACATCGACTCAGAGCCTCCTCGGGGCTCCTTCCCCTCCTTTGAGCCTCGGAACCTCCTCAGCCTGTTTGAGGACACCCTAGACCCAACCTGA
- the PAQR4 gene encoding progestin and adipoQ receptor family member 4, giving the protein MAFLAGPRLLDWASSPPHLQFNKFVLTGYRPASSGSGCLRSLFYLHNELGNIYTHGLALLGFLVLVPMTMPWGQLGKDGWLGGTHCVACLAPPAGSVLYHLFMCHQGGSAVYARLLALDMCGVCLVNTLGALPIIHCTLACRPWLRPAALVGYTVLSGVAGWRALTAPSTSARLRAFGWQAAARLLVFGARGVGLGSGAPGSLPCYLRMDALALLGGLVNVARLPERWGPGRFDYWGNSHQIMHLLSVGSILQLHAGVVPDLLWAAHHACPRD; this is encoded by the exons ATGGCGTTCCTGGCCGGGCCGCGCCTGCTGGACTGGGCCAGCTCGCCGCCGCACCTGCAGTTCAATAAGTTCGTGCTGACCGGGTACCGGCCCGCCAGCAGCGGCTCGGGCTGCCTGCGCAGCCTCTTCTACCTGCACAACGAACTGGGCAACATCTACACGCACG GGCTGGCCCTGCTGGGCTTCCTGGTGCTGGTGCCAATGACCATGCCCTGGGGTCAGCTGGGCAAGGATGGCTGGCTGGGAGGCACACACTGCGTGGCCTGCCTTGCACCCCCCGCAGGCTCCGTGCTCTATCACCTCTTTATGTGCCACCAAGGGGGCAGCGCTGTGTACGCCCGGCTCCTCGCCCTGGACATGTGTGGGGTCTGCCTCGTCAACACCCTTG GGGCCCTGCCCATCATCCACTGCACCCTGGCCTGCAGGCCCTGGCTGCGCCCGGCTGCCCTGGTGGGCTACACTGTGTTGTCGGGTGTGGCCGGCTGGCGAGCTCTCACCGCCCCCTCCACCAGTGCTCGGCTCCGGGCATTTGGTTGGCAGGCTGCTGCCCGCCTACTAGTATTTGGGGCCCGGGGAGTGGGTCTGGGTTCAGGAGCTCCAGGCTCCCTGCCCTGCTACCTGCGCATGGACGCACTGGCGCTGCTTGGGGGACTGGTAAACGTAGCCCGCCTGCCTGAGCGCTGGGGACCTGGCCGCTTTGACTACTGGGGCAACTCCCACCAGATCATGCACCTGCTGAGCGTGGGCTCCATCCTGCAGCTGCACGCCGGCGTCGTGCCCGACCTGCTCTGGGCTGCCCACCACGCCTGTCCCCGGGACTGA
- the KREMEN2 gene encoding kremen protein 2 isoform X3, which translates to MGTQALQGFLFLLFLSLLQPRGASAGSLHSPGLSECFQVNGADYRGHQNRTGPRGAGRPCLFWDQTQQHSYSSASDPQGRWGLGAHNFCRNPDGDVQPWCYVAETEEGIYWRYCDIPTCHMPGYLGCFVDSGAPPALSGPSGTSTKLTVQVCLRFCRMKGYQLAGVEAGYACFCGSESDLARGRLAPATDCDQICFGHPGQLCGGDGRLGVYEVSVGSCQGNWTAPQGVIYSPDFPDEYGPDRNCSWALGPTGAALELTFRLFELADPRDRLELRDAASGSLLRAFDGARPPPPGPLRLGTAALLLTFRSDARGHAQGFALTYRGLQDAAEDPEVPQGSAQTPVAPLDGANVSCSPRPGAPPAAMGGAVCWLREKGPRRWGLPGAPGEAGLCGTDSPEGWPCPAPRGTPRLRVLPRATGL; encoded by the exons ATGGGGACACAAGCCCTGCAGggcttcctctttctcctcttcctctcgcTGCTGCAGCCGCGTGGGGCCTCGGCTGGGAGCCTGCACAGTCCAG GCCTGTCCGAATGCTTCCAGGTGAATGGGGCTGACTACCGCGGCCACCAGAACCGCACTGGCCCGCGCGGGGCGGGCCGCCCGTGCCTCTTCTGGGACCAGACGCAGCAACACAGCTACAGCAGCGCCAGCGACCCCCAGGGCCGCTGGGGGCTGGGCGCGCACAACTTCTGCCG TAACCCAGACGGTGACGTGCAGCCGTGGTGCTACGTGGCTGAGACAGAGGAGGGCATCTACTGGCGCTATTGCGATATCCCCACCTGTCACA TGCCAGGCTACCTGGGATGCTTTGTGGACTCAGGGGCACCCCCAGCCCTCAGCGGCCCCAGCGGCACCTCCACGAAGCTCACGGTCCAGGTGTGCCTACGCTTCTGCCGCATGAAGGGGTACCAG CTGGCGGGCGTGGAGGCCGGTTACGCCTGCTTCTGTGGCTCTGAAAGCGACCTGGCCCGGGGACGCCTGGCCCCTGCCACCGACTGTGACCAGATCTGTTTCGGCCACCCTGGACAGCTGTGTGGCGGCGATGGGCGGCTGGGCGTCTATGAAG TGTCCGTGGGCTCCTGCCAGGGGAACTGGACGGCGCCTCAGGGCGTCATCTACTCCCCCGACTTCCCGGACGAGTACGGGCCGGACCGGAACtgcagctgggccctgggcccGACAGGCGCCGCGCTGGAGCTCACCTTCCGCCTCTTCGAGCTGGCCGACCCGCGCGACCGGCTGGAGCTGCGCGACGCGGCTTCCGGCAGCCTGCTCCGCGCCTTCGATGGCGCCCGCCCACCGCCGCCCGGGCCGCTGCGCCTGGGCACTGCCGCGCTGCTGCTCACCTTCCGAAGCGACGCGCGCGGCCACGCGCAAGGCTTCGCGCTCACCTACCGCG GGCTGCAGGACGCCGCTGAGGACCCAGAGGTCCCCCAGGGCTCGGCCCAGACCCCCGTGGCGCCCCTCGACGGGGCCAACGTGAGCTGCAGCCCCAGGCCTGGGGCTCCGCCGGCCGCGATGGGGG GAGCTGTCTGCTGGCTCCGGGAAAAGGGCCCCCGGCGCTGGGGCCTTCCAGGGGCCCCAGGAGAAGCTGGGCTGTGTGGTACCGACAGCCCCGAGGGGTGGCCTTGCCCTGCTCCCCGGGGAACCCCCAGGCTGAGGGTTCTGCCGCGGGCTACCGGCCTCTGA
- the KREMEN2 gene encoding kremen protein 2 isoform X2: MGTQALQGFLFLLFLSLLQPRGASAGSLHSPGLSECFQVNGADYRGHQNRTGPRGAGRPCLFWDQTQQHSYSSASDPQGRWGLGAHNFCRNPDGDVQPWCYVAETEEGIYWRYCDIPTCHMPGYLGCFVDSGAPPALSGPSGTSTKLTVQVCLRFCRMKGYQLCGGDGRLGVYEVSVGSCQGNWTAPQGVIYSPDFPDEYGPDRNCSWALGPTGAALELTFRLFELADPRDRLELRDAASGSLLRAFDGARPPPPGPLRLGTAALLLTFRSDARGHAQGFALTYRGLQDAAEDPEVPQGSAQTPVAPLDGANVSCSPRPGAPPAAMGARVFSTVTAVSVLLLLLLGLLRPLRRRSCLLAPGKGPPALGPSRGPRRSWAVWYRQPRGVALPCSPGNPQAEGSAAGYRPLSASSQSSLRSLISAL, from the exons ATGGGGACACAAGCCCTGCAGggcttcctctttctcctcttcctctcgcTGCTGCAGCCGCGTGGGGCCTCGGCTGGGAGCCTGCACAGTCCAG GCCTGTCCGAATGCTTCCAGGTGAATGGGGCTGACTACCGCGGCCACCAGAACCGCACTGGCCCGCGCGGGGCGGGCCGCCCGTGCCTCTTCTGGGACCAGACGCAGCAACACAGCTACAGCAGCGCCAGCGACCCCCAGGGCCGCTGGGGGCTGGGCGCGCACAACTTCTGCCG TAACCCAGACGGTGACGTGCAGCCGTGGTGCTACGTGGCTGAGACAGAGGAGGGCATCTACTGGCGCTATTGCGATATCCCCACCTGTCACA TGCCAGGCTACCTGGGATGCTTTGTGGACTCAGGGGCACCCCCAGCCCTCAGCGGCCCCAGCGGCACCTCCACGAAGCTCACGGTCCAGGTGTGCCTACGCTTCTGCCGCATGAAGGGGTACCAG CTGTGTGGCGGCGATGGGCGGCTGGGCGTCTATGAAG TGTCCGTGGGCTCCTGCCAGGGGAACTGGACGGCGCCTCAGGGCGTCATCTACTCCCCCGACTTCCCGGACGAGTACGGGCCGGACCGGAACtgcagctgggccctgggcccGACAGGCGCCGCGCTGGAGCTCACCTTCCGCCTCTTCGAGCTGGCCGACCCGCGCGACCGGCTGGAGCTGCGCGACGCGGCTTCCGGCAGCCTGCTCCGCGCCTTCGATGGCGCCCGCCCACCGCCGCCCGGGCCGCTGCGCCTGGGCACTGCCGCGCTGCTGCTCACCTTCCGAAGCGACGCGCGCGGCCACGCGCAAGGCTTCGCGCTCACCTACCGCG GGCTGCAGGACGCCGCTGAGGACCCAGAGGTCCCCCAGGGCTCGGCCCAGACCCCCGTGGCGCCCCTCGACGGGGCCAACGTGAGCTGCAGCCCCAGGCCTGGGGCTCCGCCGGCCGCGATGGGGG CCCGGGTCTTCTCGACGGTGACGGCTGTCtcggtgctgctgctgctgctcctggggCTGCTGCGTCCGCTGCGCCGACG GAGCTGTCTGCTGGCTCCGGGAAAAGGGCCCCCGGCGCTGGGGCCTTCCAGGGGCCCCAGGAGAAGCTGGGCTGTGTGGTACCGACAGCCCCGAGGGGTGGCCTTGCCCTGCTCCCCGGGGAACCCCCAGGCTGAGGGTTCTGCCGCGGGCTACCGGCCTCTGAGTGCCTCCAGCCAGAGCTCCCTGCGCTCGCTCATCTCCGCTCTCTGA